The bacterium sequence CCCAGGCGTGACCCTTAAAGGTATCAGCTTCTTTTTGCATTCCAAGAAACAATTCACATTGGATGCTTTGCAGTTTCAAAAGCCACCACAAACATAATGATTGCGGGAGACAGCTCGCGCGATAGAATCCGTAACTGGCAGCAATCTGCACAATTCGCGTTGTTGAAGCAGCCACTTTCTGCAGTTCCTCCGGCGGCTTTTCCTTTCTCAACTGAATGAGTCGTGAAAGAAGGGATTGAGTAGTATTAAATCCTAGAAACCGCAATGCCAGCGCTGTGGCCGGTAGCAGCAGGACAGCACTTAGTAGTATCCGGCGCTCTTTCCATGATAATTCTTTCCATTTGTCTAAGTTCTGCCGGTTAAATTTCATATCTCATGGAATGTTCTTGCTACCAAATGAACACTGTCCCGCATCAATTGAATGGTTTGCATGCCGGCCTGCCGGGCAGCGTCCAACTCAGCTGGCATATCGGAAAGAAAGAGGATATCTGCGGGATTCATCTCTATCGTATTTGCGATCTTTTCGTAGGATGCCGCAACTTTCTTGGGGCC is a genomic window containing:
- a CDS encoding lasso peptide biosynthesis B2 protein — protein: MKFNRQNLDKWKELSWKERRILLSAVLLLPATALALRFLGFNTTQSLLSRLIQLRKEKPPEELQKVAASTTRIVQIAASYGFYRASCLPQSLCLWWLLKLQSIQCELFLGMQKEADTFKGHAWVEVSGHVLNDHEDVGSRYISMFDVRK